In Tachysurus fulvidraco isolate hzauxx_2018 chromosome 3, HZAU_PFXX_2.0, whole genome shotgun sequence, a single window of DNA contains:
- the cmtm8b gene encoding CKLF-like MARVEL transmembrane domain-containing protein 8b: MEEDLESRAVNRSSNSPTLEDLGLSHSALAYDNKFVCSPPGMLMFGEIVCGLLVWTLLGGTEYLRVPALGWVMFVSVVCWVLTVSLLLLYITSAHSKIPHIPWSTLGLCFNSSATVLYMTAAVINATSVPQAIKGRYYYICWITSTVFAFLVVLCYAANSYVSYKSWRSKSDDA; this comes from the exons ATGGAAGAAGACCTGGAGTCCAGAGCTGTGAACAGGAGCAGCAATAGTCCCACACTGGAGGATTTGGGCCTCTCACACTCTGCTTTGGCTTATGACAACAAGTTTGTGTGCTCTCCTCCTGGAATGCTTATGTTTGGAGAAATA GTTTGTGGACTGCTTGTGTGGACTCTTCTAGGTGGAACTGAGTATTTGCGGGTGCCAGCGCTGGGATGGGTGATGTTTGTGTCAGTGGTTTGCTGGGTGCTGACTGTCAGCCTTCTTTTACTCTACATAACCAGTGCTCACTCAAAGATACCCCATATCCCATGGTCAACTCTG GGACTCTGCTTCAATAGCAGTGCCACTGTTTTGTACATGACAGCTGCAGTGATTAATGCTACATCTGTACCACAAGCCATTAAGGGGCGCTATTACTACATCTGCTGGATTACTTCCACG GTATTTGCCTTCTTAGTTGTGCTTTGTTATGCAGCAAATTCCTATGTGAGCTACAAATCCTGGAGATCGAAAAGTGATGATGCCTAA